One Oxobacter pfennigii DNA segment encodes these proteins:
- a CDS encoding PRC-barrel domain-containing protein — protein MKKSKQLTGLNVIVKKGGKIIGKISKTLYNPGEEKIQGFSISCGKWVSNEKILLINDIVNIGKDTVIINEETNLKNPQKSNKDEDEALKKLMGLPVITSEGEELGFVEDIILDEKNFSVEGYVLTDGIVEDILRGKRILPFNEEIFFGKDVIIISSRYKNIILKNDISLKRYFERDGRFDS, from the coding sequence ATGAAAAAATCAAAACAGCTCACAGGTCTTAATGTAATTGTAAAAAAAGGCGGTAAAATAATAGGCAAAATTTCAAAGACCCTGTATAATCCGGGGGAAGAAAAAATACAGGGTTTTTCTATCAGCTGCGGAAAATGGGTTTCAAATGAAAAAATACTCTTAATAAATGACATAGTTAATATAGGAAAGGACACAGTCATAATCAATGAGGAAACCAACCTGAAAAACCCTCAAAAATCCAATAAGGATGAGGATGAAGCTTTGAAGAAGCTTATGGGGTTGCCGGTTATAACAAGTGAGGGGGAGGAATTGGGCTTTGTTGAAGATATTATACTGGATGAAAAAAACTTTTCCGTCGAAGGATATGTTTTAACTGACGGAATTGTTGAAGATATATTAAGGGGGAAAAGAATATTGCCCTTTAACGAAGAGATATTTTTCGGTAAAGATGTCATAATAATCAGTAGCAGGTATAAAAACATAATTTTAAAGAATGATATTTCTCTTAAGAGATATTTTGAAAGAGACGGGCGGTTTGACAGCTGA